In Nicotiana tabacum cultivar K326 chromosome 19, ASM71507v2, whole genome shotgun sequence, one DNA window encodes the following:
- the LOC142173514 gene encoding uncharacterized protein LOC142173514 — MAIEDDQINNTTPVYTATTSANSNFMTTTSFPTIDHNHPLYLQPIDTPGSISLQLTGYDNYALWSRAMRIGLLDKSKLGFVDGRFPKSKFEPELHDLWEKVNVILLSWIMNVVRSGLLNSILYTSSAHKVWED, encoded by the coding sequence atggcaattgaAGACGATCAAATCAACAATACTACTCCTGTTTACACAGCCACAACCTCAGCGAATAGCAATTTCATGACTACTACTTCCTTCCCTACCATTGATCATAATCACCCTCTGTATCTGCAGCCAATCGACACACCAGGTAGTATCTCTCTTCAACTTACTGGATATGATAACTATGCTTTGTGGAGTCGTGCAATGAGAATTGGCTTGCTAGATAAGAGTAAATTAGGATTTGTCGATGGTAGGTTTCCTAAGTCTAAGTTTGAGCCTGAACTCCATGATCTGTGGGAGAAAGTGAATGTTATTCTCTTGTCATGGATAATGAATGTTGTGAGGTCAGGGTTGCTAAATAGTATTCTATATACATCTAGTGCTCATAAAGTTTGGGAAGATTAA
- the LOC107800861 gene encoding histone H2AX-like, protein MAGKTYRESNSNSKTTFNMPSTTATKSVGGRGKTQKTSKSISRSQKAGLQFPVGRVARFLKKGRYAQRVGSGSPVYLSAVLEYLTAELLELAGNAARDNKKNRIVPRHIQLAVRNDEELSRLLGSATIANGGVLPNIHQNLLPKKIGKGKAEFASISQEF, encoded by the coding sequence ATGGCTGGAAAAACGTACCGGGAAAGCAATTCAAATTCGAAAACTACTTTCAACATGCCTTCAACAACAGCAACCAAATCGGTGGGCGGTAGAGGGAAAACCCAAAAAACTTCAAAATCCATCTCCAGATCTCAAAAGGCGGGTCTCCAATTCCCCGTTGGCCGAGTTGCTCGGTTTTTGAAAAAGGGTCGTTATGCTCAGCGAGTTGGCTCCGGTTCACCGGTTTATCTCTCAGCGGTTCTTGAGTACCTTACTGCTGAGTTATTGGAACTTGCTGGGAATGCTGCGAGAGATAACAAGAAGAACAGGATTGTTCCTAGGCATATACAGCTTGCTGTGAGAAACGATGAGGAATTGAGCAGGTTGTTGGGATCTGCTACCATTGCTAATGGTGGTGTTTTGCCCAATATTCACCAGAATTTGCTTCCTAAGAAGATTGGCAAAGGGAAAGCTGAATTTGCCTCTATTTCTCAGGAATTTTAG